A stretch of the Symmachiella macrocystis genome encodes the following:
- a CDS encoding ABC transporter ATP-binding protein: MSDSSMIIVDDVRKTYRDGLFRRQKVEALKGVSFDVKRGEVFGLLGPNGAGKTTLIKILLGIVRKTGGQATLLGRPAGDRAGRQRVGYLPEGHRIPQHLNGNTALEYYGSLSGLSMSQIRERRPESLATVGLAEWGKMSVKKYSKGMLQRLGLAQAMLHNPDLLILDEPTDGVDPVGRAEMREILARLKGQGKSIFLNSHMLQEVELVCDRVAILHKGKLRHVGDVKDITTLSGAETEFLLEGAEETIRKTVDEAAVLSWRGAGENRFQVGLRISAQPDVDRTVDQLRKAGISICRMTPRKLTLEEAFLQLIQAQTDDKPGVEQPTEITSFGAES; this comes from the coding sequence ATGTCCGACTCGTCCATGATCATCGTTGACGATGTGCGAAAGACCTATCGAGATGGGTTGTTTCGCCGACAAAAGGTGGAAGCTCTCAAGGGGGTCTCGTTTGATGTCAAACGAGGCGAAGTGTTTGGGCTGCTCGGTCCCAACGGTGCGGGCAAGACGACGCTGATTAAGATCCTGTTGGGGATTGTCCGCAAGACCGGCGGGCAAGCGACCTTGTTGGGGCGTCCTGCGGGAGATCGTGCGGGACGGCAACGGGTGGGGTATCTGCCCGAAGGACATCGCATTCCACAACACCTCAACGGCAACACAGCATTGGAATATTACGGCAGCCTCAGCGGCCTGTCGATGTCGCAAATCAGGGAACGCCGACCGGAATCCCTGGCGACAGTTGGACTGGCCGAGTGGGGCAAGATGTCGGTCAAGAAATATTCCAAAGGGATGCTGCAACGCCTGGGTCTCGCCCAAGCGATGTTGCATAATCCCGACCTGCTCATTTTGGATGAACCGACCGATGGCGTCGATCCGGTCGGACGCGCGGAAATGCGGGAAATCCTGGCACGACTCAAAGGCCAAGGAAAATCGATTTTCCTCAACAGCCATATGTTGCAAGAGGTCGAATTGGTTTGCGACCGCGTGGCCATTCTCCACAAGGGCAAATTGCGTCATGTGGGGGATGTTAAAGACATCACTACGCTGTCGGGAGCGGAAACGGAATTCCTGTTGGAAGGCGCGGAGGAAACCATTCGCAAGACGGTTGATGAAGCAGCCGTCCTATCTTGGAGGGGTGCTGGTGAAAATCGCTTTCAGGTCGGTCTCCGCATCTCCGCGCAACCGGATGTCGACCGCACCGTTGATCAATTGCGAAAAGCGGGCATCAGCATTTGTCGAATGACGCCGCGGAAGTTGACGCTGGAAGAAGCGTTTCTGCAACTCATCCAAGCCCAAACCGACGATAAACCGGGCGTGGAACAACCTACTGAAATCACAAGCTTTGGTGCCGAATCATGA
- a CDS encoding ABC transporter permease, translated as MKAYLAVIKDSFREAFASRVLWILLVLITLLLLLLAPLGVKDEVAATLSRGDISTGSEFSNKLVEQSRSERPLPGKHIWQMLPRDLQEQMTQQQTGENGRNSYRVLRLLIKKLNELLTRTDFYDEAAWSRYPLGKEARPLLERGVSELSETELKRFNRLALDAAYPADIRPVPKIATRVVYFGYEMGGPLPADREKMRDVVQQVLVQVMTLLVGVLGVFVAILVTASIIPHMFESGAIDLMLSRPLSRSLLFLSKFIGGCTFILLNSAYLITGLWLYVGLRFDIWSNKLLLCVPVFLFLFAIYYSVSAFAGVVWKNAVVSVVITILFWAACFAVGTSKGVVETMFLNPERFAVLVPAGESLLAANKSGQTFQWQPNDHTWQPVFTSGSGDAGLFGLIYPMVGPIYDSQADQLVAIASSRPGVPGFAGSGTIVVGKRNNDWERIPSISTPPGTQTLFIESEGTILIAGAVGIFRLEGGTITDQVAGNDVAPQGKAGKFVEVGPEGTDSWSPPFAADRNPEDGSLAIFSRGTLNLLKPADDGRFTIAQETDLETKELALVAYAGKTILVALGSGEIRTFDAETLKPTGSFQPFDSDKPQQVAAATNGRWFTVQFHNNKTWTFNTKTGKPLETDIAGQGNISAVAYTTDNKLLVSDRYPRVLEYDLDTGNVTRRFEAGSGRLELFYRYILNPIYTVFPKPGELDSLVMYLLTDEKAPSPEIPQRVESLQNERVKLNIWEPVWSNLAFLAVMLGLTCLYIERKDF; from the coding sequence ATGAAAGCGTATCTCGCCGTCATCAAAGACTCGTTTCGTGAGGCGTTCGCGTCGCGGGTACTGTGGATCTTGCTCGTGCTCATCACGCTGTTGTTGCTGTTACTGGCTCCCTTGGGAGTGAAGGACGAAGTGGCAGCGACGCTGAGTCGGGGCGACATCTCAACGGGGAGCGAATTTTCCAACAAGCTCGTCGAACAATCCCGGTCAGAGAGACCATTGCCGGGAAAACACATTTGGCAGATGCTGCCCCGTGACTTGCAGGAACAGATGACGCAACAGCAGACCGGGGAGAATGGTCGGAATTCGTATCGAGTCCTCAGGCTGCTCATCAAAAAATTGAATGAATTGCTCACGCGGACCGACTTCTATGACGAGGCGGCTTGGAGCCGTTATCCACTGGGCAAGGAAGCACGACCGTTGCTGGAACGCGGCGTTTCGGAGCTATCTGAAACGGAGCTGAAACGCTTCAATCGATTGGCACTGGACGCGGCGTATCCGGCCGATATTCGGCCCGTTCCCAAAATAGCAACGCGCGTGGTCTATTTCGGTTATGAAATGGGTGGCCCACTGCCAGCCGACCGCGAAAAAATGCGTGATGTGGTGCAGCAGGTGTTGGTACAGGTCATGACTTTGTTGGTGGGTGTGCTGGGTGTGTTTGTGGCGATTCTGGTCACAGCCTCGATAATTCCCCACATGTTTGAATCGGGCGCCATTGATTTGATGTTGAGCAGACCGTTGTCGCGGTCGTTGTTGTTTCTGTCGAAATTCATCGGAGGCTGTACGTTTATTCTGTTGAACTCGGCTTATCTGATTACCGGACTGTGGCTGTATGTCGGATTGCGATTCGACATTTGGAGCAACAAATTACTGCTCTGCGTTCCGGTGTTCTTGTTTTTGTTCGCTATCTACTACTCGGTCTCGGCGTTTGCGGGTGTGGTTTGGAAAAACGCTGTCGTGTCGGTGGTGATAACAATTTTATTCTGGGCCGCCTGTTTTGCTGTAGGGACGTCGAAGGGTGTCGTGGAAACGATGTTCCTCAACCCGGAGCGTTTCGCCGTTTTAGTTCCGGCAGGAGAATCGTTGTTGGCGGCGAATAAATCGGGCCAGACTTTTCAGTGGCAACCCAACGACCACACGTGGCAGCCGGTTTTCACCTCTGGATCAGGCGATGCCGGTCTCTTTGGATTGATCTACCCCATGGTCGGTCCGATCTATGATTCCCAAGCGGATCAATTGGTCGCCATTGCATCGTCCCGACCAGGGGTTCCCGGCTTCGCAGGATCGGGAACGATTGTCGTTGGCAAACGCAACAACGATTGGGAACGCATTCCCAGCATTTCCACGCCGCCCGGCACGCAAACGTTGTTTATCGAGTCCGAGGGAACAATCCTTATCGCCGGCGCTGTTGGGATCTTTCGCCTTGAAGGAGGGACCATCACAGATCAGGTCGCGGGGAACGACGTGGCTCCACAAGGCAAAGCGGGGAAATTCGTCGAAGTGGGACCGGAAGGAACGGACTCTTGGTCGCCCCCCTTCGCTGCTGATCGCAATCCAGAAGACGGAAGCCTGGCCATTTTTTCGCGCGGCACCTTAAACCTGCTCAAACCGGCCGACGATGGGAGATTTACGATTGCCCAAGAAACGGACCTAGAGACCAAGGAACTGGCGCTGGTGGCCTATGCCGGGAAGACGATCCTCGTCGCATTGGGCAGCGGTGAAATCCGCACGTTCGATGCCGAGACATTGAAACCGACCGGCAGCTTTCAGCCGTTCGACAGCGACAAACCACAGCAAGTGGCCGCCGCCACGAACGGCCGCTGGTTCACGGTGCAGTTTCACAATAACAAGACATGGACGTTCAACACAAAAACCGGCAAACCGCTTGAAACCGATATTGCCGGCCAAGGGAATATCTCCGCTGTTGCATACACAACGGACAACAAACTTCTCGTCTCCGACCGCTATCCGCGCGTGCTCGAATATGACTTAGACACCGGCAATGTCACGCGACGGTTCGAAGCGGGCAGCGGGCGGTTGGAGTTGTTCTATCGCTACATTCTCAATCCGATTTATACGGTTTTCCCCAAACCAGGCGAACTCGATAGCTTGGTGATGTATCTACTCACCGACGAGAAGGCGCCTTCCCCCGAGATTCCGCAGCGGGTGGAAAGCCTGCAGAATGAGCGTGTGAAGTTGAACATTTGGGAGCCGGTCTGGAGCAACTTGGCATTCTTGGCCGTGATGTTGGGCCTGACTTGTCTGTACATCGAGCGCAAGGACTTTTAA
- a CDS encoding outer membrane protein assembly factor BamB family protein: protein MTCLRSFVVLSALTMATTQLTAPLPAGDHSPEWRGNDGQGHSDAVDLPESWNDTEHIAWKQKIPGLGWSSPVVENGQVWVTTAVDKLAPPAEAERRRKTSTNSQPLRISESVSLRAVGLDLQTGEIIREVEVLSQQDPQMIHIDNTYATPSPIIENGRLYCHYGPCGIACLDVNTGEVLWRNQSLVVKHENGAGSSPILWNDLLIIHCDGIDRQYIVALDKQTGEEVWKTPRTGKLHDNPQLRKSYATSLIVDINGQPQIVSPSADWIYGYDPSTGKELWKLNYGTLGFSNAARPVAGNGMIFTCTGYMKSQILAFKIDEQNKPTLAWRYKDQVPNVSCPLLVGDEIYFASDAGIATCIDSKTGKLHWKERIGKRFWAAPLYADGKIYFFDRNGTTTVIAPRTTFKKLSVNKLKGTLLSTAAAVDGSLILRTDQALHCIR from the coding sequence ATGACATGTTTGAGGAGTTTTGTTGTCCTATCGGCACTGACCATGGCGACAACACAATTGACGGCGCCACTGCCAGCCGGTGATCACTCACCCGAATGGCGGGGAAACGATGGCCAAGGGCATTCCGATGCGGTCGATCTGCCCGAATCGTGGAACGATACAGAACACATCGCCTGGAAACAGAAGATCCCCGGCCTGGGATGGTCATCGCCGGTCGTAGAAAACGGCCAGGTGTGGGTGACGACCGCCGTCGATAAACTCGCCCCGCCCGCAGAGGCCGAGCGGCGACGCAAGACCAGCACCAACTCGCAGCCGCTGCGGATTTCAGAATCGGTGAGCCTGCGTGCGGTGGGATTGGATTTGCAGACGGGCGAAATCATTCGCGAAGTGGAGGTGTTGTCTCAACAAGATCCACAGATGATCCACATCGACAATACCTATGCGACTCCCAGTCCGATCATCGAAAACGGACGGCTGTATTGTCATTACGGCCCTTGCGGGATCGCCTGCTTGGATGTCAACACGGGTGAGGTGTTGTGGCGGAATCAATCGTTGGTCGTCAAGCACGAGAATGGGGCGGGCAGTTCGCCGATTCTGTGGAACGACCTGTTGATCATCCATTGCGACGGCATCGATCGGCAATACATCGTCGCTTTGGACAAACAGACGGGCGAGGAAGTTTGGAAGACTCCACGAACCGGCAAACTGCACGACAATCCACAGTTGCGCAAATCGTATGCGACATCGCTGATTGTCGACATCAACGGCCAACCACAAATCGTCTCTCCCTCCGCCGATTGGATTTATGGATACGATCCGTCCACCGGCAAAGAGCTGTGGAAGCTGAATTACGGCACGTTGGGATTTTCCAATGCCGCCCGGCCGGTGGCTGGCAACGGAATGATCTTCACCTGCACCGGGTATATGAAATCGCAAATCCTGGCGTTCAAAATTGATGAGCAGAACAAACCGACATTGGCCTGGCGCTACAAAGATCAGGTCCCCAACGTCTCCTGTCCGTTATTGGTCGGCGACGAAATCTACTTCGCCTCTGATGCCGGAATCGCCACCTGCATCGATTCCAAGACCGGGAAGCTGCATTGGAAGGAGCGGATCGGCAAACGATTCTGGGCCGCACCGCTGTACGCCGACGGCAAGATCTACTTTTTTGACCGCAACGGCACAACGACAGTCATTGCCCCAAGAACAACTTTTAAGAAACTGTCGGTGAACAAACTCAAAGGCACTCTGCTCTCCACCGCCGCCGCGGTCGATGGTTCGCTGATTCTCAGAACTGATCAAGCACTGCACTGTATTCGTTAG